From the genome of Lentimonas sp. CC4, one region includes:
- a CDS encoding glycoside hydrolase family 172 protein produces MKLITKIVCSLGAFAALCACSLHAQEPVSIQSLLKEMVDRDSVARFPETNFRLKQHTSYNRASVSPDDEKGWFANGDFNKGPNAKNFIRIEENHGRKEWVMMDHQGAGAIVRSWQPFRGTPKNRILRIYLDGSDVPAIEGNPHTLFNGEGMVPYPLAHPSLLSAVNFFPIPYAKSCKVTMSELPYFFIFTFREYEEGTKVKTFTMEDFEAAKALTEKTGQLLLNPTASGAGAPLSFSATLNDQETKSLDLPTGEAAVRELSVKLGSYENPNVTRQVVLKIEFDGKETVWCPIGDFFGSGVGLNPVQGWYRTVAEDGTMSCRWVMPYQQGGKVTLQNLSGAPVEAELSVKTGKWTWDERTMYFNAGWRGQYPVPTRPKSDWNYITTQGRGVYVADTLTIMNPQPSWWGEGDAKIWVDGEDFPSLFGTGTEDYYAYSWGGVSTDFYEHPFHAQPFSFRYNKLNRKEQMAERDTRGFSTESRSRALDTMPFSSSLQLDMEVWSGADCDMGYQVGMMWYAFAETTSNCKPEPEEVLNVPPLPDMGVVAEKKEKKSASVGVKTPVDFKNAVEIEPNMVISKSGKIQPKAQNLRSFKGEWNESDHILFKGAEIGDVVEIRIPATGTAAQTLTLYATQSRDFGMLRLYVNGELTGPEVDFYAPGPVPSGGIELGEFAPVDGAYILRVEVLDVGSKSKGALFGLDCITFSNAQPAAALPAGTVTIQSLLKEMADRDAVAEFPSVDFRLKQASSYNRKSKTPEDAEGWFNNKDFGSKTVTEGVFIRVEENSGRKEWVLMDHQGPGAIVRSWQPFRKPPENVVMRFYLDGSDTPVLEGNPCNMLNGKGLFPYPFAHDSLLSAVSFYPIPYAKSCKVTLSELPFFYQFTYREYAEGTPVKTLTMTDFEAAKPLVDEIGQKLLNPQAEGAVNLLTFSATLATNQEKSIDLPTGTAAVRELSVKLGDYSDPNITRLVVLKIEFDGKETVWCPVGDFFGSGVGLNPYQGWYRTVAEDGSMTCRWVMPFQHGGKVSLVNLGAEKVNAEVTVKTGAYAWNERSMYFHAGWRGQYPVATRPFSDWNYITTQGRGVYVGDTLTVMNPVDRWWGEGDEKIFVDGESFPSIFGTGTEDYYAYSWGGVSTDFYDHPFHAQPFSHKYNKHNRKPKGAPKSTRGFSVETRSRSLDTMPFSKSLQLDMEVWSWAECDMGYQVGVYWYGDAETTSNLQPEPSEILNVPPLPDMNTLPKKKKPGQKDPDEV; encoded by the coding sequence ATGAAACTAATCACTAAAATAGTCTGTTCATTAGGCGCTTTTGCCGCTCTCTGTGCCTGTTCGCTTCATGCTCAAGAACCGGTTAGCATTCAGTCCTTACTAAAGGAAATGGTCGATCGCGACTCGGTCGCTCGTTTCCCAGAAACAAATTTTCGTTTAAAGCAGCACACCAGTTATAATCGAGCATCTGTTTCGCCTGACGATGAAAAAGGCTGGTTTGCGAATGGTGACTTTAATAAGGGGCCGAATGCTAAGAACTTCATCCGCATCGAAGAGAATCATGGACGCAAGGAATGGGTGATGATGGATCACCAGGGGGCCGGAGCGATTGTTCGTAGTTGGCAGCCGTTTCGCGGCACGCCAAAGAATCGAATTCTGAGGATCTATCTGGATGGCTCGGATGTGCCTGCAATTGAGGGCAACCCACATACCTTATTCAATGGAGAGGGGATGGTGCCGTATCCTTTGGCGCATCCATCGCTGCTGTCAGCGGTCAACTTTTTCCCGATTCCTTATGCAAAGAGCTGCAAGGTGACGATGTCCGAGCTCCCGTATTTCTTTATCTTTACCTTCCGTGAATACGAAGAAGGCACCAAAGTGAAGACCTTTACTATGGAAGACTTTGAGGCGGCAAAGGCGTTGACCGAGAAGACGGGACAATTGCTTTTAAATCCGACAGCTTCTGGTGCCGGTGCTCCGTTGAGCTTCAGTGCCACTTTGAACGATCAAGAAACCAAGTCGCTCGACCTGCCTACTGGGGAGGCTGCAGTGCGTGAGTTGTCGGTAAAGCTGGGCAGCTACGAGAATCCAAATGTGACACGTCAGGTGGTGCTCAAAATTGAGTTTGATGGCAAAGAAACAGTCTGGTGCCCCATCGGCGATTTCTTCGGTTCAGGTGTCGGGCTGAACCCCGTGCAAGGTTGGTATCGAACGGTGGCTGAAGATGGCACCATGAGCTGCCGCTGGGTAATGCCCTACCAGCAGGGAGGGAAGGTTACTTTGCAGAATCTTAGTGGTGCACCAGTGGAGGCCGAGCTCAGCGTTAAAACCGGCAAGTGGACATGGGATGAGCGCACGATGTATTTCAATGCAGGCTGGCGTGGACAGTATCCAGTGCCGACACGTCCGAAATCAGACTGGAATTACATCACCACGCAGGGGCGTGGTGTATATGTCGCCGATACCTTGACCATTATGAACCCGCAGCCAAGCTGGTGGGGGGAGGGCGATGCCAAGATCTGGGTGGACGGAGAAGACTTCCCTTCGCTCTTTGGCACCGGCACAGAAGATTACTACGCCTATTCATGGGGCGGAGTCAGCACGGATTTTTACGAGCACCCGTTTCATGCGCAGCCGTTTAGCTTTCGCTACAACAAATTGAACCGCAAGGAGCAGATGGCCGAGCGTGATACACGTGGCTTCAGCACGGAGAGCCGTAGTCGTGCCTTGGATACGATGCCATTTAGCAGTTCACTTCAGCTCGACATGGAAGTGTGGTCTGGAGCCGATTGTGATATGGGCTATCAAGTCGGCATGATGTGGTATGCTTTTGCGGAGACGACTTCGAATTGTAAGCCAGAACCGGAGGAGGTGCTCAACGTGCCTCCGTTACCAGATATGGGCGTCGTCGCGGAAAAGAAGGAAAAGAAGTCCGCTTCCGTCGGTGTCAAAACTCCAGTCGATTTTAAGAACGCAGTCGAAATTGAGCCCAATATGGTGATTTCTAAGTCAGGTAAGATTCAGCCTAAAGCACAGAACTTGAGAAGCTTTAAAGGTGAATGGAATGAATCGGATCATATACTGTTCAAAGGTGCGGAGATTGGCGACGTCGTCGAAATTCGAATCCCAGCAACCGGGACTGCGGCTCAGACACTCACGCTGTATGCTACACAATCACGTGACTTTGGAATGCTGCGTTTATATGTGAATGGCGAACTGACCGGTCCGGAAGTTGATTTCTATGCACCAGGTCCGGTTCCATCTGGAGGCATCGAACTGGGCGAGTTCGCACCTGTTGATGGCGCCTACATTTTGCGCGTTGAAGTGCTGGATGTTGGCTCGAAGAGCAAAGGAGCCTTATTTGGTCTCGATTGTATTACCTTTAGTAATGCACAACCCGCTGCCGCTCTGCCTGCGGGAACAGTTACCATTCAATCCCTCCTCAAGGAAATGGCGGATCGCGATGCTGTGGCAGAGTTTCCCTCTGTGGATTTTCGCTTAAAGCAGGCTAGCAGTTACAATCGCAAGTCGAAGACTCCAGAGGACGCAGAAGGTTGGTTCAATAATAAGGATTTCGGTAGTAAGACGGTCACTGAAGGGGTCTTCATTCGCGTTGAGGAAAATAGTGGCCGTAAGGAGTGGGTCTTGATGGATCATCAGGGGCCTGGTGCGATCGTGCGCAGCTGGCAACCGTTCCGGAAGCCACCCGAGAATGTGGTGATGCGGTTTTATCTAGATGGATCTGACACGCCAGTGTTGGAGGGAAATCCCTGCAACATGCTGAATGGTAAGGGACTGTTCCCATATCCCTTCGCTCACGATTCGCTGCTCTCCGCGGTTTCCTTCTACCCGATTCCGTATGCCAAGAGTTGCAAGGTAACGCTGTCGGAGTTGCCGTTTTTCTATCAGTTTACCTACCGGGAATATGCTGAAGGAACGCCTGTAAAAACCTTAACGATGACAGACTTTGAAGCAGCCAAGCCTTTGGTCGATGAGATCGGTCAGAAGCTTCTGAATCCTCAAGCTGAAGGCGCTGTCAATCTTCTCACGTTTTCGGCGACTTTAGCCACTAACCAAGAAAAGTCGATTGATCTACCCACAGGCACTGCCGCGGTGCGCGAGCTATCGGTCAAACTCGGGGATTATTCAGATCCGAATATCACACGACTGGTTGTGCTGAAGATCGAATTCGACGGGAAGGAAACCGTTTGGTGTCCGGTTGGAGATTTCTTTGGTTCAGGTGTCGGGCTCAATCCGTATCAAGGCTGGTATCGCACAGTAGCCGAGGATGGCAGCATGACGTGCCGTTGGGTGATGCCTTTCCAGCATGGTGGGAAAGTTTCGCTAGTGAATCTCGGTGCCGAGAAGGTGAACGCTGAAGTGACGGTGAAGACCGGAGCCTATGCTTGGAATGAGCGTTCGATGTATTTCCATGCCGGTTGGCGTGGGCAATATCCGGTAGCGACTCGGCCTTTTTCTGACTGGAATTATATAACGACCCAAGGCCGCGGCGTCTATGTCGGCGATACCCTGACCGTGATGAATCCGGTGGACAGATGGTGGGGCGAGGGAGATGAAAAGATCTTTGTAGACGGGGAGAGCTTTCCCTCAATTTTTGGCACGGGAACGGAAGACTACTACGCGTATTCTTGGGGCGGAGTCAGCACCGACTTCTATGACCATCCATTCCATGCGCAGCCATTCAGTCATAAATACAACAAGCACAACCGAAAACCAAAGGGGGCTCCTAAAAGCACCCGCGGTTTCAGTGTCGAGACCCGTAGTCGTTCACTGGATACGATGCCGTTTAGCAAGTCACTCCAACTGGACATGGAGGTGTGGTCCTGGGCTGAGTGCGACATGGGCTATCAGGTTGGGGTCTATTGGTATGGAGATGCGGAGACGACTTCCAATCTCCAGCCGGAACCTTCTGAAATTCTTAACGTGCCACCGCTGCCGGATATGAATACGCTGCCCAAGAAAAAGAAGCCTGGGCAGAAAGATCCTGATGAGGTTTAG
- a CDS encoding sulfatase-like hydrolase/transferase has product MKISIILATCLLLAGTALADQKPNIIVIMADDLGYNDLGVYGCKDIPTPHLDKLANEGVRFTSGYVTWPMCGPSRAGFLTGKHQSKFGYYKNVSAPFDTRQGLPKMETIGSLLQKQGYVTGGVGKWHMGTADHQHPNSMGFDDWFGFLGGGLMYFPLDHPSYKGRFTPIKRPLHMKYMQHTLPVIHNREPVEWDQYLTRELTDAGMRFLEKNQEHPFFLFMSYNAPHLDLEAPEETIAKFPADQMTVIPGIKPKVRSIYGAMVYEMDEGIGQLLAKVDELGLSENTVVWFLSDNGGMKATSDNRPLRGKKGASYEGGIRVPMFVKWPGKTPVGKVLDAPVTSLDITATSIAMAGGDPAREGLDGKDMRTYMTQQSTQAPHDVLYWNTARNDQALAGVIREGDFKLIVGPRKVELYNLKDDIGETKDLAKAYPEKVQSMKARWMEWDKDKMPPLWTGGENIQHAEYDWLIGSPHYKAK; this is encoded by the coding sequence ATGAAAATTAGTATTATTCTAGCGACTTGCCTCCTTCTTGCCGGAACCGCACTTGCGGATCAAAAGCCTAACATCATCGTCATTATGGCGGATGATCTGGGCTATAACGATTTAGGCGTCTATGGCTGTAAGGACATCCCAACGCCGCATTTAGATAAACTCGCCAATGAGGGGGTGCGCTTTACCTCAGGCTATGTGACCTGGCCCATGTGTGGGCCGTCGCGTGCGGGTTTTTTAACGGGGAAACATCAATCCAAGTTTGGCTACTATAAGAATGTGTCGGCACCCTTCGATACGAGGCAGGGGCTGCCAAAGATGGAGACCATCGGCAGCTTGTTGCAAAAGCAGGGCTATGTGACCGGAGGCGTCGGCAAGTGGCACATGGGAACTGCGGATCATCAGCATCCCAACTCAATGGGCTTTGACGACTGGTTTGGCTTCCTCGGTGGTGGTCTGATGTATTTTCCACTCGACCATCCGTCTTACAAGGGACGCTTCACGCCGATTAAGCGACCGCTGCACATGAAGTATATGCAGCACACACTGCCGGTGATTCATAATCGTGAGCCCGTGGAGTGGGATCAGTATCTGACCCGCGAGCTGACCGATGCGGGCATGCGTTTCCTTGAGAAGAATCAAGAGCATCCGTTTTTCCTGTTTATGTCCTACAATGCACCGCACTTGGATTTGGAGGCGCCGGAAGAAACGATTGCTAAGTTTCCGGCGGACCAGATGACGGTGATTCCCGGCATAAAGCCGAAAGTGCGCTCCATCTACGGAGCCATGGTCTATGAAATGGATGAAGGCATCGGGCAGTTACTAGCTAAGGTCGACGAACTCGGGCTCAGCGAGAACACGGTGGTGTGGTTTCTCAGTGACAATGGCGGCATGAAGGCGACGAGTGACAACCGCCCCTTGAGAGGGAAGAAGGGCGCTTCCTACGAAGGCGGCATCCGCGTGCCGATGTTCGTTAAATGGCCAGGCAAAACACCTGTTGGCAAAGTGTTGGATGCACCGGTGACCTCTTTAGATATCACGGCGACTTCCATTGCCATGGCAGGTGGAGATCCCGCGAGAGAGGGGTTGGACGGCAAAGACATGCGCACTTACATGACGCAGCAGTCAACCCAGGCCCCGCACGACGTCTTGTATTGGAATACTGCGCGTAATGATCAAGCCTTGGCTGGCGTGATTCGGGAAGGCGATTTCAAACTCATCGTCGGCCCGAGGAAAGTAGAGCTATATAATCTCAAAGACGACATCGGCGAGACCAAGGATCTCGCGAAAGCGTATCCTGAGAAAGTTCAATCGATGAAAGCCCGCTGGATGGAATGGGATAAAGATAAGATGCCGCCTTTGTGGACAGGTGGAGAAAACATACAGCACGCCGAATATGATTGGCTGATTGGCAGCCCGCATTATAAAGCGAAATAG
- a CDS encoding arylsulfatase, with the protein MKLCNILTTSLLLVLSAFASDRPNVVLIFADDLGYGDLSCYGATKLKTPNIDQLAADGRRFTDAHSASAVCTPSRYALLTGDYPLRIGSTRPVFLKSGLVIDPDKQTLADVMKDAGYATACIGKWHLGFGEKTPDWNGDLKPGPLEVGFDYYYGVPTVNSHPPFVYVENHRVVGLLPDDPLVYGKQAKTQKIHEKMGLDDIGGADAAHALYDDYQVGTHLTEKAVDWIKQQKKDPFFLYFAATNIHHPFTPAPRFQGTSECGLYGDFVHELDWIVGEIVKTLEAQGVADNTLIIFTSDNGGMFNETGQDAWDAGHRLNGELLGFKFGGWEGGHRVPFIAKWPEQIEAGSVSSQLICNVDMVATMSALTGVEIQNGQAIDSVDALPALTGATSEAIREDLVLAASRPGFLVIRKGKWVYIAGQGSGGFGGKKRGLHNFGGPPAITYAGYTNSDIEKGRVKPGSPPAQLYDLENDLQQTTNLYNDYPEVVEEMEALLKVYQPALKKKKKAKK; encoded by the coding sequence ATGAAACTATGTAATATTCTGACAACCAGTTTACTCCTCGTGCTTAGCGCATTCGCATCTGACAGGCCGAACGTAGTTCTCATTTTCGCTGATGACCTCGGCTACGGTGACTTGAGCTGCTATGGAGCGACGAAGCTAAAGACCCCGAATATCGATCAGCTGGCCGCAGATGGGCGACGCTTTACCGATGCGCACTCGGCGTCTGCAGTGTGCACGCCTTCGCGCTATGCGCTACTGACAGGCGACTATCCACTTCGGATCGGTTCGACTCGTCCCGTCTTCCTGAAAAGCGGGTTGGTGATCGATCCAGACAAACAGACCTTAGCGGATGTCATGAAAGACGCCGGCTATGCCACTGCGTGTATCGGTAAATGGCATCTTGGCTTTGGGGAGAAGACTCCCGATTGGAATGGAGATCTCAAGCCCGGACCGCTCGAAGTCGGCTTTGATTATTATTACGGGGTGCCGACGGTGAATAGCCATCCACCCTTCGTTTATGTCGAAAATCACCGTGTAGTCGGGCTTTTACCCGATGATCCGCTCGTCTATGGTAAGCAGGCGAAGACGCAAAAGATACATGAAAAGATGGGGCTCGATGATATCGGTGGCGCGGATGCCGCCCATGCACTTTACGACGACTATCAGGTGGGCACGCATCTCACCGAAAAAGCTGTAGATTGGATCAAGCAACAAAAGAAGGATCCCTTCTTTTTGTATTTTGCGGCCACCAACATTCATCACCCGTTCACACCGGCTCCCCGTTTTCAGGGGACCAGTGAGTGCGGCCTGTATGGCGACTTTGTTCACGAACTTGATTGGATCGTAGGCGAGATCGTGAAGACGCTCGAAGCACAGGGTGTCGCGGATAATACGCTGATCATTTTCACCAGCGACAACGGTGGCATGTTTAATGAAACGGGGCAGGATGCTTGGGATGCAGGCCATCGCTTGAATGGTGAATTACTCGGCTTTAAATTTGGTGGGTGGGAAGGTGGACACCGCGTGCCGTTCATCGCCAAGTGGCCTGAACAGATCGAGGCCGGTTCGGTGTCCTCGCAGTTGATTTGTAATGTCGATATGGTCGCGACGATGTCCGCGCTGACAGGTGTGGAGATTCAGAACGGTCAAGCGATTGATAGTGTAGATGCGCTGCCCGCACTGACTGGCGCGACCTCGGAAGCCATTCGCGAGGATCTAGTCCTAGCAGCCAGCAGGCCTGGTTTTCTTGTGATTCGTAAAGGCAAGTGGGTGTATATCGCAGGTCAAGGGAGCGGCGGTTTTGGTGGGAAAAAGCGCGGGCTGCACAACTTTGGAGGCCCTCCAGCCATTACCTATGCAGGCTATACGAACAGCGATATTGAAAAGGGTAGAGTCAAGCCAGGTTCGCCCCCCGCACAGCTTTACGATTTGGAAAACGACCTGCAGCAGACGACCAATCTTTATAACGACTATCCTGAAGTCGTCGAAGAAATGGAAGCGTTACTGAAGGTCTATCAACCTGCACTGAAGAAGAAAAAGAAAGCGAAGAAATAA
- a CDS encoding arylsulfatase, with amino-acid sequence MKYCSKIITLLVVLAATSPSLIQAEKPNVVLIFADDLGYGDLSCYGATKIHTPNIDKLAAEGRKFTDAHSSSAVCTPSRYGLLTGEYPLRANGGRGVWGPVPNTSKLIIDTDKLTIADVFKNDGYSTAVFGKWHLGFGAGRTDWQKPLRPGPQDLGFDYYFGIPIVNSNGPYVYIENDQIVGGDADDPLIPLNRKNPKGATPITPIPPEAAQRNKNAFAGAVEAHKLYNDYTLGTTLTEKAVGWIEQNQDQPFFLYFATTNIHHPFTPAPQFQGTSQAGLYGDFVHELDWMVGEIVKCLEAQGVADNTLIIFTSDNGGMFNEGAFRALELGHEPNGKLLGSKFDAWEGGHRVPFIARWPGNIPAGTESDQLLCNVDMLATFAALTGQTLEPKQQADSVDMLPALLGSPQESLRKELLLSPYKPTHLAIRKGKWMYIGTQGAGGFGGKRPGSHTFAGPAAATYIGRQNSDIEGGRIKADAPPAQLYDLEHDLQQTTNLYDDYPEVVEELDALLNTYRPASKNSRKK; translated from the coding sequence ATGAAATACTGTTCAAAAATAATCACTCTGCTGGTAGTGCTTGCTGCCACTAGCCCGAGCCTGATCCAGGCAGAAAAGCCTAATGTCGTCCTGATATTCGCCGATGACCTCGGCTATGGCGATCTCAGTTGCTATGGCGCTACGAAAATTCATACGCCTAATATAGATAAGCTCGCTGCGGAAGGGCGTAAGTTTACAGACGCGCATTCGTCCTCGGCCGTCTGCACGCCCTCACGGTATGGTTTGTTGACCGGTGAGTATCCTTTGCGTGCGAACGGCGGACGAGGTGTTTGGGGGCCAGTTCCGAATACATCCAAACTGATTATTGATACCGACAAGCTAACCATTGCAGATGTTTTCAAAAACGACGGCTACTCGACGGCTGTTTTTGGTAAATGGCACTTGGGCTTTGGTGCAGGACGCACCGACTGGCAGAAGCCCTTACGGCCAGGGCCTCAGGACTTAGGTTTTGATTACTATTTTGGTATCCCCATCGTTAATAGCAATGGGCCTTATGTCTATATCGAGAACGATCAGATTGTCGGAGGTGATGCTGACGATCCATTGATCCCTTTAAATCGGAAAAATCCGAAGGGGGCGACGCCGATTACCCCGATTCCACCGGAAGCCGCCCAACGAAATAAGAATGCCTTCGCTGGGGCGGTCGAAGCGCACAAGCTCTATAACGATTATACGCTGGGAACCACTCTCACGGAAAAGGCCGTTGGCTGGATTGAGCAGAACCAGGATCAGCCTTTCTTCCTTTATTTCGCGACAACGAATATTCATCACCCCTTTACGCCAGCACCGCAATTTCAAGGCACCAGTCAGGCGGGGCTGTATGGCGACTTCGTGCACGAGCTCGACTGGATGGTGGGTGAGATTGTCAAATGCCTAGAAGCGCAGGGCGTCGCGGATAACACCCTCATCATTTTTACAAGCGACAATGGAGGCATGTTCAACGAGGGTGCCTTTCGAGCCTTGGAGCTGGGGCATGAGCCCAACGGCAAGCTGCTGGGGTCGAAATTTGATGCATGGGAAGGCGGGCATCGTGTTCCTTTTATCGCACGCTGGCCTGGAAATATTCCTGCAGGAACTGAGTCTGATCAGTTGCTGTGCAACGTCGATATGCTGGCTACCTTTGCTGCATTGACGGGGCAAACCCTCGAACCGAAGCAGCAGGCCGACAGTGTGGATATGCTCCCTGCCTTGTTAGGTTCTCCGCAAGAATCCTTACGAAAGGAATTGCTGCTCTCGCCGTATAAGCCGACTCACTTGGCAATTCGCAAAGGTAAATGGATGTATATCGGGACGCAAGGTGCCGGTGGGTTTGGAGGGAAAAGGCCCGGTAGTCATACCTTTGCAGGACCCGCGGCTGCCACCTATATCGGTCGTCAAAACAGTGATATTGAGGGTGGCAGAATCAAAGCAGATGCACCGCCAGCCCAGCTTTATGATCTCGAACACGACCTGCAGCAGACGACCAACCTGTATGACGACTATCCCGAAGTGGTTGAGGAGTTGGATGCGCTGTTAAATACGTATCGGCCTGCGAGCAAGAATTCTAGAAAGAAATAG
- a CDS encoding LuxR C-terminal-related transcriptional regulator produces the protein MSKVTKARSKRALQLLTLLGEGHAQKEISNILNVSNNTAGTDVRRFYEQLEVQNARAAP, from the coding sequence ATGAGTAAAGTCACCAAGGCACGATCGAAGCGAGCATTACAACTCTTGACGCTACTTGGCGAAGGCCATGCTCAAAAAGAGATTTCTAATATTCTGAATGTCTCTAACAACACAGCGGGCACCGATGTCCGCCGATTCTACGAACAGCTCGAAGTGCAGAACGCTCGGGCAGCCCCATAA
- a CDS encoding dienelactone hydrolase family protein: MKFLNSILLLLLAGTLSQADPETLAPLESDGAPQTFEALWSGFNPRAEPLDVEVLQEWEEDGVVLKVVRYRIGFFKGRKAMMAGVYGYPKGGEHLPALLNIHGGGQFADYRSVLTNAKRGYATLSIAWAGRISAPNYKVNSDIVKLFWANDTENPKYQLTTDWGEWDAYHAPCRNPKNGFANTNATDWTLDTVDSPRNNPWFLVTLGARRGLTFLERQPQVDGSRMGVYGHSMGGKLTVLTTAADSRVKASAPSCGGVSNRNTDNALYNATVADDVSLEQIDCPILFLSPANDFHGRIDDLQTALTEIKSKDWRVVCAPHANHQDTGEFMISGLLWMDQHLKDGFALPQTPVTKLDLKTQDGVPSFVVKPDSTRTVLSVDVYYTQQGQIDGLKDNRNNTKNRFWQHAAVFNKGETWGAKLPLYSIEKPLWVYANVAYALDEPESGASYYYGVYTTETFELSSPTDLVTPEQLQQAGVKATLKTSSMIEAFEPGWEKEWFTYSPADWGRKTHKIYDQPWQAPSLSARLAIEVRAEEANQLVISLDSYAAVVNVPAGMEWQSFVLPAADFKNAADVPMSDWSGAKELRLQASDRLSEKVAGENVRKTFGGEWSGAKPEFRNLRWLD, from the coding sequence ATGAAATTCCTCAATAGCATCCTTCTTCTACTGTTAGCCGGCACGCTCTCTCAGGCTGATCCGGAAACCCTCGCTCCGCTGGAATCGGATGGCGCACCGCAGACATTTGAGGCACTCTGGTCTGGATTTAATCCGCGTGCCGAACCCTTGGATGTCGAAGTGCTACAGGAATGGGAAGAAGACGGTGTTGTGCTGAAGGTTGTGCGTTATCGAATTGGATTTTTCAAAGGGCGGAAAGCCATGATGGCGGGTGTTTACGGTTACCCCAAGGGAGGTGAGCACTTGCCCGCACTGTTGAACATTCACGGCGGCGGTCAATTTGCAGACTATCGTTCGGTGCTGACGAATGCCAAGCGTGGCTATGCGACGCTATCGATTGCGTGGGCTGGGCGAATCTCGGCGCCGAACTACAAGGTGAATTCTGATATTGTGAAGCTCTTTTGGGCGAACGATACCGAAAACCCAAAGTATCAGCTGACAACGGATTGGGGTGAGTGGGATGCGTATCATGCGCCTTGTCGCAATCCGAAAAACGGTTTTGCCAATACCAATGCTACTGACTGGACGCTCGATACGGTGGATTCTCCACGGAACAATCCTTGGTTTCTGGTCACACTGGGGGCTCGACGCGGGTTGACGTTCTTGGAGCGGCAGCCGCAAGTTGATGGCTCTCGTATGGGTGTTTATGGTCACTCGATGGGAGGCAAGCTGACCGTATTAACGACGGCGGCCGACAGTCGGGTCAAAGCATCGGCACCTTCGTGCGGCGGTGTGAGTAATCGGAATACGGATAATGCGTTGTATAATGCTACGGTTGCTGATGACGTTAGCTTGGAGCAAATTGATTGCCCGATATTGTTCCTCAGTCCTGCAAATGACTTCCATGGTCGTATCGATGATTTGCAAACCGCGCTCACGGAAATCAAAAGCAAGGATTGGCGTGTCGTCTGCGCTCCGCATGCAAATCATCAAGATACTGGCGAGTTCATGATCAGTGGACTACTCTGGATGGATCAACATCTGAAAGACGGATTTGCGTTGCCGCAAACCCCGGTAACGAAATTGGATCTTAAGACGCAGGATGGGGTGCCTTCGTTTGTCGTGAAGCCAGACAGCACGCGCACTGTGCTTTCGGTCGACGTCTATTATACACAGCAGGGCCAAATCGACGGGCTAAAGGATAACCGCAATAACACTAAGAATCGTTTTTGGCAGCATGCAGCTGTGTTCAACAAAGGAGAGACCTGGGGCGCAAAGTTACCACTCTACAGTATCGAGAAGCCATTGTGGGTTTACGCGAATGTCGCGTATGCGCTGGATGAGCCAGAATCGGGAGCTAGCTATTATTATGGTGTGTATACGACTGAAACGTTCGAGCTATCGTCGCCCACGGATTTAGTAACTCCGGAGCAGTTGCAACAGGCTGGGGTGAAAGCGACTTTAAAGACCTCTTCGATGATTGAAGCGTTCGAGCCGGGCTGGGAGAAAGAATGGTTTACCTACAGCCCTGCAGATTGGGGGCGCAAAACGCATAAGATTTATGATCAACCATGGCAGGCGCCGTCGTTGTCGGCGAGGCTCGCGATCGAAGTGCGTGCAGAGGAAGCCAATCAGCTAGTCATCAGTCTGGATAGCTATGCCGCAGTGGTGAATGTCCCTGCGGGGATGGAGTGGCAGTCTTTCGTTTTGCCAGCGGCTGACTTTAAGAACGCGGCTGATGTCCCCATGTCCGACTGGAGCGGGGCCAAAGAATTGCGCTTACAAGCGAGTGATCGTTTGAGCGAGAAAGTGGCTGGCGAGAATGTGCGCAAGACATTCGGAGGCGAATGGAGCGGGGCTAAGCCGGAATTTCGCAATCTCCGTTGGCTTGATTAG